The DNA segment CAGGATCTGCAGCCCGACACGAATGATGATGCCGGGCGCTGATTGAGCGCGGTGCCGGGCCGGTGGCAGGGCGGAGGACCAGGGATTGAAGCCGTGAAGGGGTTGCTGCTCGTGCTGCTGGCCGCTTGTGGTCACGCCTTTGCCGAGGATGGCGCCCGTGAGTGGCTGGACGAGATGTCCAGTGCCCTGCAGACCCTCGACTACGACGGGGTCTTCGTCTATCTGCACGATGACAAGCTGGAGGCCATGCGCATCATCCATCGTATGGATGCCGGTGGCCAGCGCGAACGGCTGGTCTCGCTGACCGGCAGCGCGCGCGAGGTGCTGCGCGACGACAAGGCGGTCACGTGCATCATGCCGGACCACCGCTCGGTCATGGTCGGGCAGAGCCGCCCGCGCCAGCCGTTCCCGGTCGTGCCCAAGGACCTCGACAGCGTGTCGCCGTACTACGCGCTGGAGGATGCCGGCGATGACCGCATGGCCGGCTACAGTGCCCGGGTCATCGCCATCACACCGCGCGATGCCTATCGCTACGGCTACCGATTCTGGATCGACAAGAACACCCGCATGTTGCTCAAGTCGGACCTGATCGGCGTCGATGGCAAGCCCATCGAGCAGGTGATGTTTACCCGGCTGGTGATCGGGCCCGATATCCCGACCGACGACCTGCAACCTTCGCTGACCGGTGATGGTTACGATTGGCACCGTCAGGAGGATATTCACCAGTCTGCCGCCGACCGCCAGGCGGGTACCCCGGGCTGGCGCGTGGGGCGGTTGCCGAGCGGTTTCAAGCTCATCAATTTCCAGCACAAGCGCATGCGCGAGGGCCGCGGCGACGCCGAACACATGGTGTTCACCGACGGCCTGGCGACCGTGTCCGTGTACGTGGAGGCTTCACCTTCCGGGCATCCGGGATTCACGGGGCTGTCCAGCATGGGGGCCATGAACGCCTACCGCGTGATGCTGAACGGCAGCCAGGTCACCGTGGTCGGCGAGGTCCCGGCCGCGACGGTGGAGATGATCGCCACCACGGTCGAGCGCAGTGCCGACGACACCCGTGATTGAAGAAACCGGCCGGGTTGTCGATGTGCAGGGTGAATACGCCTGGGTCGAAAGCGAGCGACGCAGCGCCTGCAGCGGCTGTGGCTCGCAGGACGGCTGCGGCACGGGTGTCATCGCACGCGCCTTCGGCAGCCGTACCGTGACCCTGCGGGTCCTGAACCGGATCAATGCCGGTGTCGGGGACCGCGTGGTGATCGGCCTGGCTGAGCGCGGCCTGCTGCGGGGTGCGCTCATGGTCTATGCTGTCCCCCTGCTCGGCCTGTTCGCCGGCGCGCTCTGCGGCCAGTGGCTGGGCGGCGGCAGCGATGCGGCGGCGATCACCGGTGCTGCGGTCGGGTTCGGCGGCGGGCTGTACTGGCTGGTCTGCGCCAGCCGGCGGGCCCGGGTCGATACCGGGCTGCAGCCGGTCGTGCTGCGCCGGCAGGACGGCAGCGCTGGGTGACACTGACAGATCTGTTTACAGCATGGAGAGTACTATGATCATTCGAAAAGGGTATGCAGGCTTCCTGGTCACGGCGCTGCTGCTGTCGCTTGCCTGCCTGCAATCCGCCCGTGCGGGCCAGCTGCCGTCCTTCACGCAGCTGGTCAAGGACGCCAGTCCGGCGGTGGTGAACATCAGCACCTCGCAGAAGATCAAGGGCGGCATGCCGCACCTGCCGGAGGGCTTCGAGATCCCGGACCTGCCCGAGGGAAGTCCCTTCGGCGAGCTGTTCAAGTATTTCTTCGACCACGAGGGGGAGGGCGATCCCGGTTACCAGGATGCAAAATCGCTCGGTTCCGGTTTCATCATCTCGCCTGACGGCTACATCCTGACCAACTACCACGTCGTGAACGAGGCGGACGAAATCATTGTGCGCCTGAGCGACCGGCGTGAGCTGAAGGCCGAGGTGATCGGCGAGGACAAGCGCAGCGACATCGCCCTGGTGAAGATCGATGCCAACGATCTCCCGGTGGTCAGGATCGGCAAGTCGCGCGACCTGGAGGTAGGCGAGTGGGTACTGGCGATCGGTTCACCCTTCGGCTTCGACCTGTCCGCGACCGCGGGCATCGTCAGCGCCAAGGGCCGCAGTCTGCCGAGCGAGAACTACGTGCCTTTCATCCAGACCGATGTGGCCATCAATCCGGGCAACTCCGGCGGCCCGCTGTTCAATCAGGACGGCGAGGTGGTCGGCGTCAACTCCCAGATCTACAGCCGCACCGGGGGTTACATGGGGCTCTCGTTCGCGATCCCGATCGAGGTGGCGATGGACGTGGTCGATCAGCTCAAGACCAAGGGCCGTGTCAGCCGGGGCTGGCTCGGCGTGCTGATCCAGGATGTCACCCTGGATCTGGCCGAATCCTTCGGCATGAAGAAGCCGCGCGGCGCACTGGTCGCCAAGGTGCTGCCCGACAGCCCGGCCCAGGCCGCCGGGATCCGGGTGGGCGACGTGATCGTGAAATTCGACAATCACGACGTGATCAATTCCGCGAACCTGCCACCCATTGTCGGCAGCAGCCAGGTCGGCGTGGAAC comes from the Pseudomonadota bacterium genome and includes:
- a CDS encoding MucB/RseB C-terminal domain-containing protein, whose translation is MKGLLLVLLAACGHAFAEDGAREWLDEMSSALQTLDYDGVFVYLHDDKLEAMRIIHRMDAGGQRERLVSLTGSAREVLRDDKAVTCIMPDHRSVMVGQSRPRQPFPVVPKDLDSVSPYYALEDAGDDRMAGYSARVIAITPRDAYRYGYRFWIDKNTRMLLKSDLIGVDGKPIEQVMFTRLVIGPDIPTDDLQPSLTGDGYDWHRQEDIHQSAADRQAGTPGWRVGRLPSGFKLINFQHKRMREGRGDAEHMVFTDGLATVSVYVEASPSGHPGFTGLSSMGAMNAYRVMLNGSQVTVVGEVPAATVEMIATTVERSADDTRD
- a CDS encoding SoxR reducing system RseC family protein gives rise to the protein MIEETGRVVDVQGEYAWVESERRSACSGCGSQDGCGTGVIARAFGSRTVTLRVLNRINAGVGDRVVIGLAERGLLRGALMVYAVPLLGLFAGALCGQWLGGGSDAAAITGAAVGFGGGLYWLVCASRRARVDTGLQPVVLRRQDGSAG
- a CDS encoding DegQ family serine endoprotease; the protein is MIIRKGYAGFLVTALLLSLACLQSARAGQLPSFTQLVKDASPAVVNISTSQKIKGGMPHLPEGFEIPDLPEGSPFGELFKYFFDHEGEGDPGYQDAKSLGSGFIISPDGYILTNYHVVNEADEIIVRLSDRRELKAEVIGEDKRSDIALVKIDANDLPVVRIGKSRDLEVGEWVLAIGSPFGFDLSATAGIVSAKGRSLPSENYVPFIQTDVAINPGNSGGPLFNQDGEVVGVNSQIYSRTGGYMGLSFAIPIEVAMDVVDQLKTKGRVSRGWLGVLIQDVTLDLAESFGMKKPRGALVAKVLPDSPAQAAGIRVGDVIVKFDNHDVINSANLPPIVGSSQVGVELPVEVVREARNQTVMVTLGELPEEGEEPVRASAPQSVQPNRLGITVAALTEEQISESGVSAGVLVTQVVEGPAARAGLRKGDVILSVDNKTVEDVKQFNGMIDALPPGKTIAVLVQRGGSPTFLALRVPGDG